The following coding sequences are from one Rutidosis leptorrhynchoides isolate AG116_Rl617_1_P2 chromosome 11, CSIRO_AGI_Rlap_v1, whole genome shotgun sequence window:
- the LOC139876776 gene encoding uncharacterized protein has translation MAHRSQPRREKLLEAEVERLKEQLKRANLEKNEIISEYEKLSIICRSQRQQLYGIKQALASTSPTNKSPGTPKQKPRQVQLDKNSSSPDQNSWQAFTEDLKTPTLVTSDNLKPVTTRNSHQNKSGANAPAVRSQPTVPVTNVTQSQCFNGLRNKERNLNSQPPGWAAF, from the exons ATGGCTCATAGGAGCCAACCACGAAGGGAAAAATTGTTGGAGGCTGAAGTAGAAAGATTAAAAGAGCAGCTGAAACGCGCAAATTTGGAGAAAAATGAAATAATTTCGGAGTATGAAAAGTTATCTATTATTTGCAGGTCACAAAGACAACAACTTTATGGGATTAAACAAGCTCTTGCTTCCACTTCACCAACAAATAAGTCTCCTGGAACACCAAAGCAG AAACCAAGACAGGTGCAGTTGGACAAGAACTCTTCAAGCCCAGATCAAAACTCATGGCAGGCGTTtactgaagatttgaagacaccAACCTTGGTAACAAGTGATAACTTGAAACCGGTTACAACAAGAAACAGCCACCAGAACAAGTCAGGTGCCAATGCCCCTGCAGTTAGATCTCAGCCAACTGTACCTGTGACTAATGTGACCCAATCTCAGTGTTTTAATGGGTTGAGAAACAAAGAAAGAAACTTGAATTCTCAGCCACCTGGATGGGCTGCCTTTTAA